A DNA window from Pithys albifrons albifrons isolate INPA30051 chromosome 7, PitAlb_v1, whole genome shotgun sequence contains the following coding sequences:
- the LOC139674138 gene encoding olfactory receptor 14A16-like yields MSNSSSISQFLLLPLADTRQLQLLHLWLFLGISLAALLGNGLIISAVACDHHLHTPMHFFLLNLSLTDLGTICTTVPKAMHNSLWDTTTISFIGCAAQVFFLVFFIGTEFSLLTIMCYDRYVAICKPLHYGTLLGSRACAHMAAAAWASCFLNALLHTANTFSLPLCQGNALNQFFCEIPQILKLSCSHSYLRELGLILVSICLLFACFIFIVLSYVQIFRAVLRIPSEQGQHKAFSTCLPHLAVVSLFISTSFFAYLKPLTISSPSLDLALSVLYSVVPPALNPFIYSLRNKELKDGMRKIMTRCIFTVNTCLFSCANHS; encoded by the coding sequence atgtccaacagcagctccatcagccagttcctcctcctgccattggcagacacgcggcagctgcagctcctgcacttgtggctcttcctgggcatctccctggctgccctcctgggcaacggcctcatcatcagcgccgtagcctgcgaccaccacctgcacacccccatgcacttcttcctgctcaacctgtccctcacagacctgggcaccatctgcaccactgtccccaaagccatgcacaactccctctgggacaccacaaccatctccttcataggatgtgctgcacaggtcttcttccttgttttcttcattggaacagagttttccctcctcaccatcatgtgctacgaccgctacgttgccatctgcaaacccctgcactacgggaccctcctgggcagcagagcttgtgcccacatggcagcagctgcctgggccagttgctttctcaatgctctgctgcacacagccaatacattttccctgcccctgtgccagggaaatgccctgaatcagtttttttgtgaaatcccacagatcctcaagctctcctgctcacactcctacctcagggaacttgggctcATTTTGGTTAGTATCTGTTTACTGTTTgcctgtttcattttcatagttttgtcctatgtgcagatcttcagggctgtgctgaggatcccctctgagcagggacagcacaaagccttttccacgtgcctccctcacctggccgtggtctccctctTTATCAGCACATCATTTTTTGCCTACCTTAAGCCTCTCACGatctcctccccatctctggatCTGGcattgtcagttctgtactcggtggttcctccagcactgaaccccttcatctacagcctgagaaatAAGGAACTCAAGGATGGTATGAGGAAAATAATGACTCGATGCATTTTTACAGTAAATACCTGCCTGTTTTCATGTGCAAATCACTCATAA
- the LOC139674137 gene encoding olfactory receptor 14J1-like, producing MPNSSSISQFLLLPLADTRQLQLLHLWLFLGISLAALLGNGLIISAVACDHHLHTPMHFFLLNLSLTDLGCICTIVPKAMHNSLWDTTTISYTGCAAQVFFLIFFIGTEISLLTIMCYDRYVAICKPLHYGTLLGSRACAHMAAAAWASGFLNALLHTANTFSLPLCHGNALSQFFCEIPQILKLSCSHSYLREIGLLLVTACLVFGYFVFIVFSYVQIFRAVLRIPSEQGQHKAFSTCLPHLAVVSLFLSTDVFAHLKSPSMSSPSLDVVVAVLYLVVPQTLNPLIYSLRNQELKDAVRKMMT from the coding sequence atgcccaacagcagctccatcagccagttcctcctcctgccattggcagacacgcggcagctgcagctcctgcacttgtggctcttcctgggcatctccctggctgccctcctgggcaacggcctcatcatcagcgccgtagcctgcgaccaccacctgcacacccccatgcacttcttcctgctcaacctgtccctcacagacctgggctgcatctgcaccattgtccccaaagccatgcacaactccctctgggacaccacaaccatctcctacacgGGATGTGCTGCCCAggtcttcttccttattttcttcattggaACAGagatttccctcctcaccatcatgtgctacgaccgctacgttgccatctgcaaacccctgcactacgggaccctcctgggcagcagagcttgtgcccacatggcagcagctgcctgggccagtggctttctcaatgctctgctgcacacagccaatacattttccctgcccctgtgccatggcaatgccctgagtcagttcttctgtgaaatccctcagatcctcaagctctcctgctcacactcctacctcagggaaattgggctCCTTCTGGTTACTGCCTGTTTAGtgtttggttattttgttttcatagttttctcctatgtgcagatctttagggctgtgctgaggatcccctctgagcagggacagcacaaagccttttccacgtgcctccctcacctggccgtggtctccctgtttctcagcactgatgTCTTTGCCCACCTGAAGTCTCCTTCCAtgtcctctccatctctggatgTGGTGGTTGCAGTTCTGTACTTGGTGGTGCCTCaaacactgaaccccctcatctacagcctgaggaaccaggagctcaaggatgctgtgaggaaaatgatgacttga